One window from the genome of Serinibacter salmoneus encodes:
- the groL gene encoding chaperonin GroEL (60 kDa chaperone family; promotes refolding of misfolded polypeptides especially under stressful conditions; forms two stacked rings of heptamers to form a barrel-shaped 14mer; ends can be capped by GroES; misfolded proteins enter the barrel where they are refolded when GroES binds): MAKIIAFDEEARRGMERGLNRLADAVKVTLGPKGRNVVLEKKWGAPTITNDGVSIAKEIELEEPFEKIGAELVKEVAKKTDDVAGDGTTTATVLAQALVREGLRNVAAGANPIALKRGIDVAVEKVTEALRTQAKEIETKDEIAATAAISANDPAIGELIAEAIDKVGKEGVITVEESNALGLELELTEGMRFDKGYLSAYFVTDQERQEAVLEDAYVLLVESKISTVKDLLPLLEKVIQSGKPLVIIAEDVESEALATLVVNKIRNIFRSVAVKAPGFGDRRKAMLQDMAILTGGQVISETVGLTLENADLSVLGTARKVVVTKDETTIVEGGGDAEMLEGRVQQIRAEIENSDSDYDREKLQERLAKLAGGVAVIKAGAATEVELKERKHRIEDAVRNAKAAVEEGIVAGGGVALIQAGKVAFAELDLKGDEATGATIVQLAIDAPLKQIAINAGLEGGVVAEKVRHLPAGQGLNAATGEYEDLLAAGVNDPVKVTRSALQNAASIAGLFLTTEAVVADKPEPPAPAPAGGGDEMGGMGF; the protein is encoded by the coding sequence ATGGCCAAGATCATTGCCTTTGACGAGGAGGCCCGCCGCGGCATGGAGCGAGGCCTGAACCGCCTCGCCGACGCCGTCAAGGTCACCCTCGGCCCGAAGGGCCGCAACGTCGTCCTGGAGAAGAAGTGGGGCGCCCCCACGATCACCAACGACGGCGTCTCGATCGCCAAGGAGATCGAGCTCGAGGAGCCGTTCGAGAAGATCGGCGCCGAGCTCGTCAAGGAGGTCGCCAAGAAGACCGACGACGTCGCGGGTGACGGTACGACCACCGCCACCGTGCTGGCCCAGGCGCTCGTGCGCGAGGGTCTGCGCAACGTCGCCGCCGGCGCCAACCCGATCGCGCTGAAGCGCGGCATCGACGTCGCCGTGGAGAAGGTCACCGAGGCGCTGCGCACGCAGGCCAAGGAGATCGAGACCAAGGACGAGATCGCCGCCACCGCCGCCATCTCCGCCAACGACCCGGCCATCGGCGAGCTCATCGCCGAGGCCATCGACAAGGTCGGCAAGGAGGGCGTCATCACGGTCGAGGAGTCCAACGCCCTCGGCCTGGAGCTCGAGCTCACCGAGGGTATGCGCTTCGACAAGGGCTACCTCTCGGCGTACTTCGTCACCGACCAGGAGCGCCAGGAGGCCGTCCTGGAGGACGCCTACGTGCTGCTGGTGGAGTCGAAGATCTCCACGGTCAAGGACCTGCTGCCGCTGCTGGAGAAGGTCATCCAGTCCGGCAAGCCGCTCGTGATCATCGCCGAGGACGTCGAGTCCGAGGCGCTGGCCACCCTCGTGGTCAACAAGATCCGCAACATCTTCCGCTCCGTGGCCGTCAAGGCTCCCGGCTTCGGTGACCGCCGCAAGGCGATGCTGCAGGACATGGCCATCCTCACCGGTGGTCAGGTCATCTCCGAGACCGTGGGTCTCACCCTGGAGAACGCCGACCTGTCCGTGCTGGGCACGGCCCGCAAGGTCGTCGTCACCAAGGACGAGACCACCATCGTCGAGGGCGGCGGCGACGCCGAGATGCTCGAGGGCCGCGTGCAGCAGATCCGCGCGGAGATCGAGAACTCCGACTCCGACTACGACCGCGAGAAGCTCCAGGAGCGCCTCGCCAAGCTCGCCGGCGGCGTGGCCGTCATCAAGGCGGGTGCGGCCACCGAGGTGGAGCTCAAGGAGCGCAAGCACCGCATCGAGGACGCCGTGCGCAACGCCAAGGCGGCCGTCGAGGAGGGCATCGTCGCCGGTGGTGGCGTCGCCCTCATCCAGGCCGGCAAGGTTGCCTTCGCCGAGCTGGACCTCAAGGGTGACGAGGCCACGGGCGCCACGATCGTGCAGCTCGCGATCGACGCCCCGCTCAAGCAGATCGCGATCAACGCCGGTCTCGAGGGCGGCGTCGTGGCCGAGAAGGTCCGTCACCTGCCCGCCGGTCAGGGCCTCAACGCCGCCACCGGCGAGTACGAGGACCTGCTGGCCGCCGGTGTGAACGACCCGGTGAAGGTGACCCGTTCCGCGCTGCAGAACGCCGCCTCCATCGCCGGTCTGTTCCTGACCACCGAGGCCGTCGTCGCCGACAAGCCCGAGCCCCCGGCTCCGGCTCCCGCCGGCGGCGGCGACGAGATGGGCGGCATGGGCTTCTGA